AGCGGCGATCTGGCACCCCAATATGATGTCGAATAAAGGTCACCCGATTGGGAGACTGCGGCTTGCGCAATAATGACAAACCGACTTCCGCAGGCGCATGGTCGCCCTTGCGGTTGTTGCACCGATGGCAGGCGCACACCAGATTATCCCATGAATTGCGCCCATTTTGAGACCGCGGCACCACGTGATCAATGGTAAATGGACCGCGGCGAATGCCACAATACTGACACTGGAACCCATCGCGTTTTAAGATATTGCGCTTGGTCAAAGCGAGCGGTTTGGGAGGCACG
This DNA window, taken from Gemmatimonadota bacterium, encodes the following:
- a CDS encoding HNH endonuclease: MPVTMPRVLNQSVLVLNQSYEPLHVCSVRRAIVLVFRGRAEVVEVCESRIHTVSDSFPVPSVVRLAVYVRVPPKPLALTKRNILKRDGFQCQYCGIRRGPFTIDHVVPRSQNGRNSWDNLVCACHRCNNRKGDHAPAEVGLSLLRKPQSPNRVTFIRHHIGVPDRRWRPYLFMDD